In one Brassica rapa cultivar Chiifu-401-42 unplaced genomic scaffold, CAAS_Brap_v3.01 Scaffold0244, whole genome shotgun sequence genomic region, the following are encoded:
- the LOC117129909 gene encoding uncharacterized protein LOC117129909, translating into MAMLETNLAEENKQRLKSVVVSYGQSGDRKRKRDAAEGGKTSSGRPECPKCGKHHGGECWKAMGACTRCGKMDHSARDCPGPERNRGQGSTSEARTCHQCGKRGHFRVDCPQLQTGQGRGRVENNRPDHKQGQTSAPRVYELSRDVDESGPFKAITDMIGKGMFQMGTRNDLGLVSAAGGLVMHSQGLVKDIPVMIQDRVMHVDLIVVRLKNHEVILGMDWLGKNRATLDCHRGRVQFESGCGPPIKYQGINPAFGCCVISSPCGKDAGTRL; encoded by the exons ATGGCAATGCTGGAGACCAATCTGGCTGAAGAAAACAAGCAAAgactgaagagtgtggtggtgtcTTATGGTCAGAGTGGTGACCGGAAGAGAAAGAGGGATGCGGCCGAAgggggtaaaacctcaagtggtaggccTGAGTGTCCCAAATGTGGAAAACACCATGGAGGCGAGTGCTGGAAGGCTATGGGAGCTTGTACCCgttgtggtaagatggatcactcagctcGAGACTGTCCTGGACCGGAGAGGAACCGTGGGCAAGGCTCGACCAGTGAGGCCAGGACTTGTCATCAGTGTGGCAAGAGAGGGCATTTCCGTGTGGACTGTCCTCAGTTGCAAACTGGACAAGGGAGGGGTCGTGTTGAGAACAACCGACCAGACCACAAGCAAGGCCAAACCTCAGCGCCTCGAGTCTATGAGCTTTCAAGGGATGTGGATGAGTCCGGACCCTTCAAGGCGATCACTG atatgattggaaaaggtaTGTTCCAAATGGGAACCAGGAATGATCTTGGCTTGGTGAGTGCAGCCGGTGGGCTAGTTATGCATTCACAAGGTCTAGTTAAAGACATTCCAGTGATGATCCAGGACAGGGTAATGCATGTGGATCTGATTGTGGTCCGCCTTAAGAATCACGaggtgatcctaggcatggactggcttggcAAGAATCGGGCCACCTTAGACTGTCATCgaggaagggtgcagtttgagagtgggtgtggaccTCCGATCAAGTACCAAGGTATTAATCCGGCCTTTGGATGCTGTGTTATCAGCAGTCCGTGCGGAAAGGATGCTGGAACAAGGTTGTGA